One Megasphaera elsdenii DSM 20460 genomic window carries:
- a CDS encoding KdsC family phosphatase, producing the protein MSFLTHIKMLALDVDGVMTDGIIYYSPSGDAMKGFSARDGMGISLIRAAGLKTALVTGRRSPMVEQRAKDLHIDYVLQDCSRKLLAMQQLCSEIGLSLDEVAYMGDDLNDVELIANAGFGAAPLDACEEARRSAAFVSAYPGGHGALREFAEYILKSQHVWDKVLSRYLGDGSLTLRQ; encoded by the coding sequence ATGAGCTTTTTGACACATATCAAGATGCTGGCCCTCGACGTCGATGGCGTCATGACCGACGGCATCATCTATTACAGCCCGTCCGGCGATGCCATGAAGGGCTTTTCCGCCCGCGACGGCATGGGCATTTCCCTCATCCGGGCTGCCGGCCTCAAGACGGCCCTGGTCACGGGACGCCGGTCGCCCATGGTCGAACAGCGGGCGAAAGACCTGCATATCGACTACGTCCTGCAGGACTGCTCGCGCAAGCTCCTGGCCATGCAGCAGTTGTGCAGTGAAATCGGCCTGTCCCTCGACGAAGTGGCCTATATGGGCGACGACTTGAATGACGTCGAGCTTATTGCCAATGCCGGTTTCGGTGCAGCGCCCCTCGATGCCTGCGAAGAAGCCCGGCGGTCGGCCGCTTTCGTTTCGGCCTATCCTGGCGGCCACGGGGCCCTGCGGGAATTTGCCGAATATATCTTGAAGAGCCAGCATGTCTGGGACAAGGTCCTGAGCCGTTATTTAGGCGATGGGAGCCTTACGTTGCGCCAATAG
- a CDS encoding 3-deoxy-D-manno-octulosonic acid transferase, which translates to MKNLKSHPMYWLYNILLLIYWATLIPMLIYRLIREEGFYQRIKQSIGFLPEELKDKISNRHAIWVHAASVGEIVAASPIVREMRKTHPDEVIIVSVVTATGFRMAHQIIKGADGILYFPLDLPYLTNRILTIVNPQAIVLVETEIWPNFLRIAADKHIPVMMMNGRISQRSAVRYRMITFFTRRVLSTIRMFCMQSRIDAQYIIDIGADPNKVIVTGNTKYDQTYGIVTEEEKKRFLHELGFAEGTYPIMIAGSTHRGENGSVYKAFVKIRDHFPDAKLIIAPRYIYQADLIADEGLKHGVTMVKRSDMKAGKPVKADYDGVILDTIGELGRVYSLGDLIFVGGSLAHIGGHNILEPAAHGKPIVVGPNMFNFVEIFDLLSSRGACVMVKNEKEFIDTCLDILIHPDRAEAMKRSCIEVVQENQGATRKNLEQLQQMLDAVHGGR; encoded by the coding sequence ATGAAAAATCTAAAATCCCATCCTATGTACTGGCTGTATAATATCCTGCTCCTCATTTACTGGGCGACACTCATTCCCATGCTCATTTACCGGCTCATCCGGGAAGAAGGATTTTATCAGCGCATCAAACAGAGTATCGGCTTTTTGCCGGAAGAATTAAAAGATAAAATATCCAATCGCCATGCCATCTGGGTCCATGCCGCGTCGGTCGGGGAAATCGTCGCGGCCAGCCCGATTGTGCGGGAAATGCGCAAGACTCATCCCGACGAAGTCATCATCGTCTCTGTCGTCACGGCGACGGGTTTCCGCATGGCCCATCAGATCATCAAAGGCGCCGATGGGATCCTCTATTTCCCGCTGGACCTGCCTTATCTGACCAACCGCATCCTGACCATCGTCAATCCCCAGGCCATCGTCCTCGTCGAAACGGAAATCTGGCCGAATTTCCTGCGCATCGCTGCCGACAAGCACATCCCGGTCATGATGATGAACGGCCGCATCAGCCAGCGCAGTGCCGTCCGCTACCGGATGATCACCTTCTTTACGCGCCGCGTCTTGTCGACAATCCGCATGTTCTGCATGCAGAGCCGCATCGACGCCCAGTATATCATCGACATCGGCGCCGACCCCAATAAGGTCATTGTTACGGGCAACACCAAGTACGACCAGACCTACGGCATCGTCACGGAAGAAGAAAAGAAGCGCTTCCTCCATGAACTGGGCTTTGCCGAAGGGACGTACCCCATCATGATCGCCGGCAGCACCCATAGAGGGGAGAACGGTTCGGTCTACAAGGCCTTCGTCAAGATACGGGACCATTTCCCGGACGCTAAATTGATCATCGCGCCGCGCTATATCTACCAGGCCGACCTCATCGCCGACGAAGGGCTGAAGCATGGCGTCACCATGGTCAAGCGCAGCGATATGAAGGCCGGGAAACCGGTCAAAGCCGACTATGACGGCGTCATCCTCGATACGATCGGCGAATTGGGCCGCGTCTACAGCCTGGGCGACCTCATCTTTGTCGGCGGCAGCTTGGCCCATATAGGCGGCCATAATATCCTGGAACCGGCAGCTCATGGCAAGCCCATCGTCGTCGGTCCCAATATGTTCAACTTCGTTGAAATCTTCGATCTCCTCAGCAGCCGCGGCGCCTGCGTCATGGTCAAGAATGAAAAGGAATTTATCGACACCTGCCTGGATATCCTCATCCATCCGGACCGGGCCGAAGCCATGAAACGCAGCTGTATCGAAGTCGTCCAGGAAAACCAGGGGGCGACGCGGAAGAACCTGGAACAGCTGCAGCAGATGCTCGATGCTGTCCACGGCGGGAGGTGA
- the kdsA gene encoding 3-deoxy-8-phosphooctulonate synthase translates to MEKVKQIQVGSQTVGGDGKLFVMAGPCVIEDPERTLAIGKAMKAICEKLGLTYIFKASFDKANRSSYTSYRGPGLTEGLRILADIKKELQVPVVSDIHETCQAEAAAEVLDVIQIPAFLCRQTDLLEAAAATGKCVNVKKGQFLAPEDMKNVVAKIEHAGNENIMLTERGINLGYHNLVVDMRSFPIMRSFGYPVVFDATHSVQLPGGAGTKSAGQRQFVGNLARAAAGAGIDGVFMEVHDNPAEALSDGPNMLYLSQVEGVLRDMAAINEIAQRSVSTDK, encoded by the coding sequence ATGGAAAAAGTGAAACAAATTCAGGTTGGCAGCCAGACCGTCGGCGGCGATGGCAAGCTTTTCGTCATGGCCGGCCCGTGCGTCATCGAAGACCCGGAACGGACCCTGGCCATTGGCAAGGCCATGAAGGCTATCTGCGAAAAATTGGGCCTGACCTATATCTTCAAGGCTTCTTTTGATAAGGCGAACCGCTCGTCCTATACGTCGTACCGCGGACCGGGCCTGACAGAAGGACTGCGCATCCTGGCCGATATCAAGAAAGAACTCCAGGTCCCCGTCGTCAGCGATATCCACGAAACCTGCCAGGCCGAAGCGGCTGCGGAAGTCCTGGACGTCATCCAGATCCCGGCCTTCCTCTGCCGCCAGACCGATTTATTAGAAGCCGCTGCGGCTACGGGGAAATGCGTCAACGTCAAGAAAGGCCAGTTCCTGGCACCGGAAGACATGAAGAACGTCGTCGCCAAGATCGAACACGCCGGCAATGAAAACATCATGCTCACCGAACGGGGCATCAACCTGGGTTATCACAACCTGGTCGTCGACATGCGGTCCTTCCCGATCATGCGAAGCTTCGGCTATCCCGTCGTCTTCGATGCGACCCACAGCGTCCAGCTGCCCGGCGGAGCCGGCACGAAATCGGCCGGCCAGCGCCAGTTCGTCGGCAACCTGGCACGGGCCGCTGCTGGCGCCGGTATCGACGGCGTTTTCATGGAAGTCCACGATAACCCGGCCGAAGCCCTCAGCGATGGGCCGAACATGCTGTACTTATCGCAGGTCGAAGGCGTCCTCCGCGATATGGCAGCCATCAACGAAATCGCCCAGCGAAGCGTAAGCACGGATAAATAA
- the msbA gene encoding lipid A export permease/ATP-binding protein MsbA, whose translation MKQYNSWQSYKRLLMFIKPYKMRLAVAVICMALSGASNVVVPWLIKDVIDKVLANKDIYTLNLIVIGILILFLLRGFFYFGQKYLMSFVGQKIVNDIRETLYRHLQTLSLSYFDKHKTGNIMSNLTNDVTALQTAIAGNLISFVQEAVILVGSLGSMLFLYWKLTLLTLVIVPLVVFTINFFGSRLRRAGHDVQGKMADITSLLEEAISGIRIIRSFNREDFEIHRFMVQNDRNFWALMTTTKLTALLTPFIQFFAAIAVTGIIWYGGMSVINGEMTAGALIAFLIYAINLANPVRRISEIYGDIQKSLAAADRVFETIDTEPDVKEKKDAIVLPPVKGEVEFDHVSFAYDKDHPALTDFNLKVAPGEVVALVGPSGAGKSTVANLLPRFYDVTGGSLTIDGIDVRDVTFSSLRQQIGLVPQETMLFNATVRENILYGRLDATDEEVVAAAKAANAHEFIMELPGGYEALVGDRGSSLSGGQRQRIAIARAILKNPRILILDEATSALDTESEKIVQAALDRLMEGRTAVVIAHRLSTVRNADNIVVIDHGRIVEEGTHEELLAKDGLYAHLYAVQFNDTTEDTASEG comes from the coding sequence ATGAAGCAATACAATAGTTGGCAAAGTTATAAGAGATTATTAATGTTCATCAAGCCGTACAAGATGCGCCTCGCCGTCGCCGTCATCTGTATGGCCCTGTCCGGGGCGAGCAACGTCGTCGTCCCGTGGCTCATCAAGGACGTCATCGATAAGGTCCTGGCCAATAAGGATATCTACACGCTGAACCTCATCGTCATCGGGATCCTGATCTTGTTCCTGCTCCGTGGCTTCTTCTACTTCGGCCAGAAGTACCTCATGAGTTTCGTCGGCCAGAAAATCGTCAACGACATCCGCGAAACCTTGTACCGCCATTTGCAGACCTTGTCCCTGTCGTACTTCGACAAGCACAAGACGGGCAATATCATGAGCAACCTGACCAATGACGTCACGGCTTTGCAGACGGCCATTGCAGGCAACCTCATTTCCTTCGTCCAGGAAGCGGTCATCCTCGTCGGCTCCCTGGGGTCCATGCTCTTCCTCTACTGGAAGCTGACCCTCTTGACCCTGGTCATCGTCCCCCTCGTCGTCTTTACAATCAACTTCTTCGGCTCCCGTCTGCGCCGGGCCGGTCATGACGTCCAGGGCAAGATGGCCGATATTACGTCGCTCCTGGAAGAAGCCATTTCCGGGATCCGCATCATCCGCTCCTTCAACCGCGAAGACTTTGAAATCCACCGCTTCATGGTCCAGAACGACCGCAACTTCTGGGCCCTCATGACGACGACTAAGCTGACGGCCTTATTGACGCCGTTCATCCAGTTCTTCGCAGCCATTGCCGTTACGGGCATCATCTGGTACGGCGGCATGAGTGTCATCAACGGTGAAATGACGGCCGGTGCCCTCATCGCCTTCCTCATTTACGCCATCAACCTGGCCAATCCGGTCCGCCGCATCAGCGAAATCTACGGCGACATCCAGAAATCCCTGGCCGCTGCCGACCGTGTCTTTGAAACCATCGACACCGAACCGGATGTCAAGGAAAAGAAAGACGCCATCGTCCTGCCGCCGGTCAAAGGGGAAGTCGAATTTGACCACGTTTCCTTTGCCTACGATAAAGACCACCCGGCCCTGACCGATTTCAACTTGAAAGTCGCTCCGGGCGAAGTCGTCGCCCTCGTCGGTCCCAGCGGGGCCGGTAAATCGACGGTAGCTAACTTGCTGCCCCGTTTCTATGACGTTACCGGCGGCAGCCTGACCATCGACGGCATCGACGTCCGCGACGTCACTTTCTCGTCCCTGCGCCAGCAGATCGGCCTGGTACCGCAGGAAACGATGCTCTTCAACGCTACGGTCCGGGAGAACATCCTCTACGGCCGCCTCGATGCGACAGACGAAGAAGTCGTCGCTGCGGCCAAAGCGGCCAATGCCCATGAGTTCATCATGGAACTGCCTGGCGGCTACGAAGCCCTCGTCGGCGACCGCGGCAGCTCCCTGTCCGGCGGCCAGCGCCAGCGCATCGCCATCGCCCGGGCCATCCTCAAGAACCCGCGCATCCTCATCCTCGATGAAGCGACGTCGGCCCTCGATACGGAAAGCGAAAAAATCGTCCAGGCCGCCTTGGACCGCCTCATGGAAGGCCGTACGGCCGTCGTCATCGCCCATCGCCTGAGTACGGTCCGCAATGCCGACAACATCGTCGTCATCGACCATGGCCGCATCGTCGAAGAAGGAACCCATGAAGAACTGCTGGCTAAGGACGGCCTCTATGCCCATCTCTATGCCGTACAGTTCAACGATACTACGGAAGACACAGCGTCAGAAGGTTGA
- the lpxB gene encoding lipid-A-disaccharide synthase, whose product MKIMFSAGEASGDLHGANLARALRELDPQVELLGMGGKEMETAGVDIVYDIKNLGVIGVGEILRKIPFFFRLRDFLVETMRREKPDVLVCIDYPGFNMRLIKVAKAAGIPVVYYILPTIWAWHKSRGKTIAKYTDLAISLFPFEAKMYEDMGTNVIYTGHPLVDTVHATMSRREACAYFGLDERKKTVLLMPGSRVQEVRGLLPCMLEAAKLIRQEAGDVQFILPRASTIDEVLLDELIKPSGIDVTIGEDRVYDMMNLSTAAIAASGTATLETALMGLPTLLVYRVNRLTYWLSKVLVHIDSIGLPNIIMGHRVIPELWQDEVTPGNIAAAMVPMITDKARREALHESLAAVRRTMGEPGAVQRTAQAILDFARERGAHEAIQ is encoded by the coding sequence ATGAAAATCATGTTTTCTGCCGGTGAGGCATCGGGCGACCTCCATGGCGCCAACCTGGCCCGGGCTTTGCGGGAACTCGATCCGCAGGTCGAACTGCTCGGTATGGGCGGTAAGGAAATGGAAACGGCCGGCGTCGACATCGTCTACGATATCAAGAACTTAGGCGTCATCGGCGTCGGGGAAATCCTTCGCAAGATTCCTTTCTTCTTCCGCCTTCGCGATTTCCTCGTCGAGACGATGCGCAGGGAAAAGCCGGACGTCCTGGTCTGTATCGACTATCCTGGCTTCAATATGCGCCTCATCAAAGTGGCCAAAGCGGCGGGCATACCCGTCGTCTATTATATCCTGCCGACTATCTGGGCCTGGCACAAGAGCCGCGGGAAGACCATTGCCAAGTATACGGATTTAGCTATTTCCCTGTTTCCGTTTGAAGCCAAGATGTATGAAGACATGGGGACGAATGTCATCTATACCGGCCATCCCCTGGTCGATACGGTCCATGCGACCATGAGCCGCCGCGAAGCTTGTGCCTATTTTGGCCTGGACGAGCGGAAAAAGACGGTCCTTCTCATGCCGGGCAGCCGGGTCCAGGAAGTGCGCGGCCTCCTGCCGTGTATGCTGGAAGCGGCCAAACTCATCCGCCAGGAAGCTGGCGACGTCCAGTTCATCCTGCCGCGGGCCTCAACTATTGACGAGGTTCTGCTGGACGAATTGATCAAGCCTTCGGGAATCGATGTCACCATCGGCGAAGACCGGGTGTACGATATGATGAACCTCAGTACGGCGGCCATAGCGGCTTCCGGGACGGCGACGCTGGAAACGGCCCTCATGGGGCTTCCGACGCTCCTGGTTTACCGCGTCAACCGCCTGACCTACTGGCTGTCGAAGGTCCTGGTCCATATCGACAGCATCGGCCTGCCCAACATCATCATGGGCCATCGGGTCATCCCTGAATTGTGGCAGGACGAGGTGACGCCCGGGAATATCGCCGCCGCCATGGTGCCCATGATCACCGATAAAGCGCGCCGTGAAGCTTTGCACGAATCCCTGGCGGCTGTCCGCCGCACGATGGGGGAACCCGGTGCTGTCCAGCGGACGGCCCAGGCTATCTTAGATTTTGCAAGAGAAAGAGGTGCCCATGAAGCAATACAATAG
- a CDS encoding KpsF/GutQ family sugar-phosphate isomerase — MDILEEAKDVLHQEAQGIEKLIPTLNQNFVNAVNMIMKSKGRVIVTGMGKSGHIARKVSATLSSTGTPSIFLHPAEAIHGDLGMVTSDDVVLAFSNSGETVEILNILPSLKRIGAKLITVVGNHNSTLAKHADIILDASVEKEACPLGLAPTTSTTAALALGDALAVVLLTQHHFTKEQFGIFHPGGALGKKLLLTVDDVMHKGQDNPVVSEDSIVQDALFLMTEKGLGAVSVVDEDGKLVGLVTDGDVRRGLETGSNFLQWPVDAMMTKNPRVIANHKLATEALHIMEKNQPRPITVLPVVDKDDKVVGMIHITDLLRQGVV, encoded by the coding sequence ATGGATATTTTAGAAGAAGCAAAAGACGTGCTCCATCAGGAAGCACAAGGCATTGAAAAGTTGATTCCTACGCTCAATCAAAATTTCGTCAATGCCGTCAACATGATTATGAAATCGAAGGGCCGGGTCATCGTCACGGGCATGGGGAAATCCGGCCACATTGCCCGCAAAGTATCGGCGACGCTGTCCAGTACGGGGACGCCGTCTATTTTCCTCCATCCGGCCGAAGCCATCCACGGCGACTTGGGCATGGTCACGTCCGATGATGTCGTACTGGCCTTTTCGAACAGCGGGGAAACCGTAGAAATCCTCAACATCCTGCCGTCGCTCAAGCGTATCGGTGCCAAACTCATCACCGTCGTCGGCAACCACAATTCGACGCTGGCCAAGCACGCCGACATCATCCTCGACGCATCCGTAGAAAAAGAAGCCTGCCCGCTGGGACTGGCTCCGACGACGAGTACGACGGCTGCCCTGGCCTTGGGTGATGCCCTGGCAGTGGTCCTCTTGACGCAGCATCATTTCACGAAGGAACAGTTCGGCATCTTCCATCCCGGCGGAGCCTTGGGCAAGAAGCTCCTGCTCACCGTCGACGATGTCATGCATAAAGGCCAGGATAATCCTGTCGTCAGCGAAGACAGCATCGTCCAGGATGCCCTCTTCCTCATGACGGAAAAAGGCCTGGGTGCCGTATCTGTCGTCGATGAAGACGGTAAGCTCGTCGGCCTGGTCACTGACGGCGACGTCCGCCGCGGCCTGGAAACGGGCTCCAATTTCCTCCAGTGGCCTGTCGATGCCATGATGACCAAGAACCCGCGGGTCATTGCCAACCATAAACTTGCGACGGAAGCCCTGCACATCATGGAAAAGAACCAGCCCCGTCCGATTACGGTACTGCCCGTCGTCGACAAGGACGATAAAGTTGTCGGCATGATCCATATTACCGATTTGCTGCGGCAGGGAGTGGTCTGA
- the kdsB gene encoding 3-deoxy-manno-octulosonate cytidylyltransferase, with the protein MKFVCIIPSRYASTRLPGKPLCDIAGKPMVQRVYEQAAKASKLTSVVVAVDNPKVYDTVVTFGGHAVMTREDHANGTDRLAEAVGHFPDADVIVNVQGDEPLIAPDVIDDLCRAFEAEPDLTMATVAAPLQEDEYDDPSAVKVVLNQKDEAMYFSRSLIPYPRHSFEEGGIQPYKHIGIYAYRRDFLLQYAAMEQTPAEKVESLEQLRVLENGYKIKVIKTHHQFIGIDTPDDLEHIRRYFAESAHKGE; encoded by the coding sequence ATGAAATTTGTATGCATCATCCCATCGCGCTATGCATCGACGCGCCTGCCGGGCAAACCACTGTGCGATATTGCCGGCAAGCCCATGGTACAGCGCGTCTACGAACAGGCTGCCAAGGCCTCGAAACTGACGTCTGTCGTCGTTGCCGTAGACAATCCGAAAGTCTATGACACGGTCGTCACCTTCGGCGGCCATGCCGTCATGACCCGGGAAGACCACGCCAATGGTACGGACCGCCTGGCCGAAGCGGTCGGTCATTTTCCCGATGCCGACGTCATCGTCAATGTCCAGGGCGACGAACCGCTCATCGCGCCGGACGTCATCGACGACTTGTGCCGGGCCTTTGAAGCGGAACCGGACCTGACCATGGCTACCGTCGCTGCGCCTTTGCAGGAAGACGAATACGACGACCCGAGTGCCGTCAAAGTCGTCCTCAACCAGAAGGATGAAGCCATGTATTTTTCGCGCTCCCTCATCCCGTACCCGCGCCACTCCTTTGAAGAAGGGGGAATTCAGCCCTATAAGCACATCGGTATCTATGCCTATCGCCGGGACTTCCTCCTGCAGTACGCGGCCATGGAACAGACGCCGGCAGAAAAAGTCGAGTCCCTGGAACAGTTGCGGGTTCTCGAAAATGGTTATAAGATAAAAGTAATAAAGACTCATCACCAATTCATCGGTATCGATACGCCGGATGACCTGGAACACATCCGCCGTTATTTTGCCGAATCTGCTCATAAAGGGGAATAG
- the lpxK gene encoding tetraacyldisaccharide 4'-kinase yields MSFRNWATAYFHYLTGSGPHRCWDCPALALLSGASWLYRKGVLAKYHSIASHPERQEHVPAVVISLGNITVGGTGKTPTACMLARRLQAQGWRVALLNRGYRSQREQGGAAVMSDGQHVLLTAEEGGDEACLMARSLPGVPVLVGRHRAAGGRLAVERFGTQVLLLDDGFQHWQLYRDLDIVLVDGTNPFGNGHVLPRGILREPLEQLARAGAFIITKRDQISQDRADAIVRQLRQYNRQAPVAMAIHKPSRCLSFAAWHEGRSDGAGELRPDGQPVLAVSALGNPASFERTLSDAGFTVTGAIRYEDHHQYSRDDIRQMADQAAAAGCPLVTTEKDAVKLPASLIHEYDLPLYVLSITIEIVEGQETIDTILQAVLEDKL; encoded by the coding sequence ATGTCTTTTCGCAACTGGGCAACGGCCTATTTCCATTACCTCACCGGCAGCGGTCCGCATCGCTGCTGGGACTGTCCGGCCCTGGCCCTGCTGAGCGGGGCGTCCTGGCTGTATCGGAAAGGCGTCCTGGCCAAGTATCATTCCATCGCTTCTCATCCGGAACGGCAGGAACACGTGCCGGCCGTCGTCATCAGCCTGGGCAATATCACTGTCGGCGGTACGGGTAAGACGCCGACAGCGTGTATGCTGGCCCGGCGCCTGCAGGCCCAGGGCTGGCGCGTAGCCCTGCTCAACCGGGGCTACCGCTCCCAGCGGGAACAGGGCGGGGCTGCCGTCATGTCCGACGGGCAGCACGTCCTGCTGACGGCTGAAGAAGGCGGCGATGAAGCCTGCCTTATGGCCCGCAGCCTGCCAGGTGTTCCCGTCCTCGTCGGCCGCCATCGGGCCGCCGGCGGCCGTCTGGCTGTCGAACGCTTCGGGACGCAGGTCCTCCTCCTCGACGACGGCTTCCAGCACTGGCAGCTGTACCGGGACTTGGACATCGTCCTCGTCGACGGAACCAATCCGTTCGGCAACGGCCACGTCCTGCCGCGGGGAATCCTGCGGGAACCGCTGGAACAGCTGGCACGGGCCGGCGCCTTCATCATTACGAAAAGGGACCAGATTTCCCAGGACCGGGCGGATGCCATTGTCCGTCAGCTGCGGCAGTACAACCGGCAAGCGCCGGTGGCCATGGCCATCCACAAGCCGTCGCGCTGCCTGTCCTTTGCCGCCTGGCACGAAGGCCGGAGCGATGGCGCCGGAGAGTTACGGCCCGACGGGCAGCCGGTCCTGGCCGTATCGGCCTTGGGCAATCCGGCCTCCTTTGAACGGACTTTGAGCGATGCCGGTTTTACCGTCACCGGTGCCATCCGCTATGAAGACCATCACCAGTACAGCCGCGACGATATCCGTCAGATGGCTGACCAGGCGGCGGCTGCCGGCTGCCCCCTGGTGACGACGGAAAAAGATGCCGTCAAGCTGCCGGCATCCCTCATCCATGAATACGACCTGCCACTGTACGTTTTGAGTATCACCATTGAAATCGTAGAAGGACAGGAGACAATAGATACGATTCTGCAAGCAGTATTGGAGGATAAACTATGA